A stretch of Helicobacter pylori DNA encodes these proteins:
- a CDS encoding site-specific DNA-methyltransferase codes for MTDKNQAKKMGINIIQSQQENNPLFDMLLKNFPQTIKDGQVSLSAIKMLLGFNESMNDISGYELTWTGKGLANALYSEPCQKQLKLQESFTPQTSANKHSNNAIIIGDNLDVLKLLKSAYSEKIKMIYIDPPYNTGNDDFIYPDNFRQDYQKILREVGLMEIDENGKETESESLKFFKNTQGSGTHSGWLSFMLPRLKLARDLLKEDGVIFISIDDNECANLKILCDEIFGEDNFVAEIVRNTNSSKNQSLFVSVSHEYCLIYAKDISFLSKKHENDKWQVPKNNVKEYYSRVKTLQNKDLSNDEITEELKELTKYPRFMDFTNYWYFDEKGLYRKDNLGGVKNGNKFKIINPLTNQEDPIPPGGFRYSKEKLQELIKDNRIHFHTDGSLPTLKRYLDENHTQRPKSIMSDDQRPDYALLQELFNGIMVFDNPKQMAFMQRIIGIATEKGDIILDFFAGSGTTAHAVMELNAEDKGNREFILVQIDEEIKEDKSAYDFCKNVLKSTKPVISDITIERVKRAAQKIIESSKDSGLDLGFKVYTLQDKAQITNDKEEITLFNHSHLTPFDKALNLALQCGKTLDQALEIIIKDKLYKCEDAYFCIVCDKEAQEYLAKSKNEMIFLDGYEEIDLEAFLNLNASFKERLSVVY; via the coding sequence ATGACAGACAAAAATCAAGCCAAAAAAATGGGTATCAACATTATCCAAAGCCAGCAAGAAAATAACCCCCTTTTTGACATGCTTTTAAAGAACTTCCCGCAAACGATAAAAGACGGACAAGTGAGCTTAAGCGCTATCAAAATGCTTTTAGGCTTTAATGAAAGCATGAACGATATCAGCGGCTATGAGCTCACTTGGACGGGAAAAGGGCTTGCCAACGCTCTTTATTCTGAACCTTGCCAAAAACAACTCAAATTACAAGAAAGTTTTACGCCCCAAACTTCAGCCAACAAACACTCCAACAACGCTATTATCATAGGCGACAATCTTGATGTGCTCAAACTTTTAAAATCCGCTTACAGCGAAAAAATCAAAATGATTTACATTGATCCGCCCTACAACACTGGAAACGATGATTTTATTTATCCGGATAATTTCAGGCAAGATTATCAAAAGATTTTAAGGGAAGTGGGTTTAATGGAAATAGATGAAAACGGAAAGGAAACAGAAAGCGAGAGCTTGAAATTTTTTAAAAACACTCAAGGGAGCGGAACGCATAGCGGTTGGCTCTCTTTCATGCTACCTCGCCTAAAACTCGCACGCGATTTGCTTAAAGAAGATGGCGTGATTTTTATTAGCATTGACGATAACGAATGCGCGAATTTAAAAATCTTGTGCGATGAAATTTTTGGGGAGGATAATTTTGTGGCTGAAATTGTTAGGAATACTAATAGTTCTAAAAATCAAAGTTTGTTTGTTTCTGTTTCGCATGAGTATTGTTTAATTTATGCAAAAGATATTTCATTTTTAAGTAAAAAACATGAGAATGATAAATGGCAAGTTCCAAAAAATAATGTTAAAGAATATTATTCAAGGGTTAAGACTTTACAAAATAAAGATTTAAGTAATGATGAAATTACAGAAGAATTAAAAGAACTAACAAAATATCCAAGATTTATGGATTTTACAAATTATTGGTATTTTGATGAAAAAGGACTTTATCGTAAGGATAATTTGGGAGGTGTAAAGAATGGTAATAAGTTTAAGATTATAAACCCCTTGACTAATCAAGAAGATCCTATTCCGCCCGGTGGCTTTAGATATTCCAAAGAAAAATTACAAGAGTTAATCAAAGACAATCGCATTCATTTCCATACAGATGGGAGTTTGCCTACTCTTAAAAGATATTTAGATGAAAATCATACACAGCGTCCTAAATCTATAATGAGTGATGATCAACGCCCTGACTATGCTCTATTACAAGAATTGTTTAATGGGATTATGGTTTTTGATAATCCTAAGCAAATGGCATTTATGCAGAGAATTATTGGGATTGCTACCGAAAAAGGCGACATCATCTTAGATTTTTTCGCCGGGAGCGGGACGACCGCGCATGCGGTGATGGAATTAAACGCAGAAGATAAAGGCAATAGGGAATTTATTTTAGTTCAAATTGACGAAGAGATAAAAGAAGATAAAAGTGCTTATGATTTTTGTAAGAATGTTTTAAAAAGCACAAAGCCTGTCATTAGCGATATTACCATAGAAAGGGTTAAAAGAGCCGCTCAAAAAATCATCGAATCTTCAAAAGATAGCGGTTTGGATTTAGGCTTTAAAGTTTATACCTTACAAGACAAAGCGCAAATTACAAACGACAAAGAAGAAATAACGCTTTTCAACCATTCTCATTTAACGCCCTTTGACAAAGCCCTAAATTTAGCCTTACAATGCGGCAAAACGCTCGATCAAGCGCTAGAGATTATCATCAAAGACAAACTCTACAAATGCGAAGACGCTTACTTTTGTATCGTGTGCGATAAAGAAGCGCAAGAATATTTAGCCAAAAGCAAAAACGAAATGATATTTTTAGACGGCTATGAAGAGATTGATTTAGAAGCCTTTCTCAATCTCAACGCTAGCTTTAAAGAGCGTTTAAGCGTGGTGTATTGA
- a CDS encoding disulfide bond formation protein B, with amino-acid sequence MDKEAKFYNLFSLAILGILIFPVGLANFYFGYVLKDSPCIFCWAQRINMILIGAVALLVVRFGFKPKYIALLLLMASSGLYESFYHTGSHALEDVGQGFALAILGLHTQFWALFVFFSVVALLAVLLFFAPNTQLFKDDSLNALQKSAFYVFLIVVGSNAVQAFISTGPFPYIGQSDPVRFSWNLKESVWSMENWDHLKFPRSVLGRRDVGEPLKLSTLPKDNDYEHSPLEITKTLKIEKKEELPLKLNGAITDLNFNEDKAILTTENQGLYLVSNDLKTTHSHMVLDSYYSATVGSFVGADFNEDENIVIMGNNKTSVEITPNKNANALKNFPYFLEGANSFDEVERSRLKTSRAKNYYVSAARRGVKFTYLITAPNKRYKDLIIISMLNSDKQAHGEFLLELGNAKLKEKRKLGELVISALALKDNKLYAFSKEFNTLLVIDPTKEEILEVYGLPKEIKNISAGGFRDNELILVSYENDKNILYTLNF; translated from the coding sequence ATGGATAAAGAAGCTAAATTTTACAATCTTTTTTCTTTGGCAATTTTAGGGATTTTGATCTTTCCTGTGGGTTTGGCGAATTTTTATTTTGGCTATGTTTTGAAGGATTCGCCTTGTATTTTTTGCTGGGCGCAACGCATCAACATGATTTTAATAGGGGCGGTGGCGCTTTTGGTGGTGCGTTTTGGGTTTAAGCCTAAATACATTGCCTTGCTGTTGCTCATGGCTAGTAGCGGGCTATATGAGAGCTTTTATCATACGGGTAGTCATGCTTTAGAAGATGTGGGGCAGGGCTTTGCACTCGCTATTTTGGGCTTGCACACGCAGTTTTGGGCGCTTTTTGTCTTTTTTAGCGTGGTGGCGCTTTTAGCGGTCTTGCTCTTTTTTGCCCCTAATACCCAACTTTTTAAAGATGATTCGTTAAACGCACTCCAAAAAAGCGCTTTTTATGTTTTCCTTATAGTGGTGGGTTCTAACGCCGTGCAAGCGTTTATTTCTACCGGGCCTTTCCCTTACATAGGGCAAAGCGATCCGGTGCGTTTTTCTTGGAATTTGAAAGAATCGGTCTGGTCTATGGAGAATTGGGATCATTTGAAATTCCCAAGAAGCGTTTTAGGCAGAAGAGATGTGGGCGAGCCTTTGAAATTGAGCACTTTGCCTAAAGATAATGATTACGAGCATTCGCCTTTAGAAATTACAAAAACTCTAAAGATTGAAAAAAAAGAAGAACTTCCCTTAAAACTGAATGGAGCGATCACGGATTTGAATTTCAATGAAGACAAGGCGATTCTTACTACAGAAAACCAAGGGCTTTATCTTGTAAGTAACGATTTGAAAACCACTCATAGCCATATGGTGTTGGATAGCTATTACAGCGCGACGGTGGGGTCGTTCGTGGGGGCGGATTTTAACGAAGATGAAAACATTGTGATCATGGGCAATAATAAAACGAGCGTAGAAATCACTCCTAACAAAAACGCTAACGCGCTTAAAAATTTCCCTTATTTTTTAGAAGGGGCCAACTCTTTTGATGAAGTGGAACGCAGCCGCTTGAAAACTTCTAGGGCGAAAAACTATTATGTTAGCGCTGCAAGAAGAGGGGTTAAATTCACTTATTTGATCACTGCTCCTAACAAGCGTTATAAGGATTTGATTATTATTTCCATGCTTAATAGCGACAAACAAGCGCATGGGGAGTTTTTACTTGAACTAGGCAATGCCAAACTTAAAGAAAAAAGGAAATTGGGCGAGTTAGTCATCAGCGCGTTAGCTTTAAAGGATAACAAGCTTTATGCGTTCAGTAAGGAATTTAACACGCTTTTAGTCATAGACCCTACAAAAGAAGAGATCCTTGAAGTTTATGGTTTGCCTAAAGAGATTAAAAATATCAGCGCTGGGGGATTTAGGGATAATGAGCTTATCCTTGTGAGCTATGAGAATGATAAAAATATTCTCTATACCCTTAATTTTTAA